One Sylvia atricapilla isolate bSylAtr1 unplaced genomic scaffold, bSylAtr1.pri scaffold_74_arrow_ctg1, whole genome shotgun sequence genomic window, ACTGTGCCACTTTCCATGGTCTTGTGTTATGTCGGGTTCCGGtggtggaaggaaaagaaacgGTAAGTTGCAGTTGATCTccatcctccagctcctttAAAGGTCGATGATTGTCTGGGAACACTCCCAGCAAGGCTGGTGTGGAGCTCTGGTGTGTCCAGGGTTGTCCAGATAACTCTGctgagggttctgctgctgctgcccagtgctctaATTGGCCTCTTAATTGCTGGGCCTTGTCCTGGGGAGcccgctggggctgcagccagtgctggctcccactgaggctgcctggccaagagcagccccaggggcagcgggcaggggcagagcaaggtggggaggagaaagagcagggagcagattgccctggaaaggcagaggcgcTTGGGGCcgctcctggccagggagctgcccagagccatccccggctggccggggccctgaggggcagctgtgcagctgggccaagctgtgccagcagctgcagccgtgctggggagccttggcagctctgggccctgctgtgcaggaggctccctgtgtgccagcgcCAGCCGGGCCCTCACACACTGCTCTCTCCACAGCcgccctgctgcagctccagcatcccGGCCCGCGCGGCGTGACTCTCCCTCACCTCCAGAGAGCTCAGAGAACGACTGGTTCGACAGTCTTCGTACAtggcctcagcagcagcagttgccCAAGAGGGCAGAGCTGTCCGTTCCTCCCCCACGgtcccccagccctcctgccaaGCTCAAGGCCCCCGAGATCcccccacctcctcccctcccGAACCCCCCACCCTGGTCCAGCTAGGACTGGGACTGGgccagccacagcagggcttGGGCCACCAACAGCTTGGGGCCCTTCATAGCATTGCATGTTTTACCCTGCCTatcaggggaaaaataataaaaaaattcttcagtttaGACTTCATTATTTCTGTTGTCGGGCCACTCAAATTTTTGAGCTATTCATTCCCCATGGtatttctccccatttccttGGTATCTATAAAAATTCATCTGGACGTGAAAATCAGCAGAATTACCGAGATTGACCTGAAAGCGCAGAGGAGAATCTAGCACAAAATATTCTCCCTGTGTACTGTACAATAAACAAGGAATatgcagaggaaaatgcagaggCAGTTGAGGTTCGTGGAACTCCCAGAATACTGACCCTGCAGAGAAGGCAAACAGCTCTGGCAGTGGCTGAGGGACTTCTCCTCCCAGACTCCTCTGAAAGTCTGTCACTTCAGGAGGGGAAAGTTTTAAACCTTTGCCTTACCTCCCTCCTGTGCTAAAATGTAAGGCTCCTCCTGAGAAAATACTGAGCTACAAACAATTCTCCATTCCTCAACAAAGCTACTCGAGTGCTCGACTTATcttaaagaacaaaaccaaatgtgGTCAGCAATTTCCCATCGAAATCTGTTTGCAAAGCAACCCCACCACATGTCAGCAAATATATATTAGCATCAGTTCACTCAAAAGAAACTCAGCCACCTATTAAGCAGCGCTTTAAATGAACTtgaattctcttttcctcacGTATCAGCTGGGCCGGTTTGCTCCTTTTTTGTCCTCCAGAGAATCTGAGAGCGATTTGCTCTTGTCAGGACTCCTTGGATGGCCCCCAGACCTGGCTCCTCACCACGCCTTGCCTGGGCTGTTAATGCAGCCTGTTAGCACCACCTGACTTTGCCGCCCTGTTCTGACCTTGGGCACGGCTGGTGCCACTGTCCCCTCTGGTGCCACGGTCCCCTCCCGGCTCGTGGCGTGTGCAGGAGCCCTGCTCGTGCTGCTGCCTGCGTTCAACAGCGCCGGTCCTGCCCCTCAGCCACAGAGAGACTAATATCACTGCTTTGGGCAGCTCGTTTGAACGAGTTTAACACTTACTCATCTCTATCGCAAACCTCTTAAAACCCACATAGCAACGCCATAAAGTCCACTCTTCTACAGAGGTGAGGAAGCCCGAGCGAACAGAAGGTCGGCTTTCAGGCAACGTTGGGTTTTTAATTTAGTGGAAGCACTCGTTCACAAGCCTTAGTGATCAAACTGGACCGTGTCTTGCTCGTGTCAAGAGTCAGCACTCAGCAAGCCTGTGTCCTGAAGCATGATCAAGCCAAAAAAGAGAACACCTCCAGTCCTCAGATGGCCAGTGCTAAAGCGTGAAGTATTTCTCTCGTGCCGCAACGGTATTTCACAGCCATCATTATTAAGAGGCCACAGAGTTTGAGAATCTCCGGTCGTGGGTTATTAAAGAGGAACTGGGGACAAATTAGCGAAGAAATCTGGCTCGGGGCCCAGGCTCGGCAGACCAACGGAGCGGGGCCGGCACCCGGCCGCTCCGCCGCAGTCCCTTTTCCTGCCGGACAaaggcggcggcggctcggCGGCGGGGCGAGCCGGGGCGCTCCGGGAGCGGCGCTggggcggccccgccccgcccgtcccgccccgccgcgggccggggccgAGCGCTGCGCCGGGCGGGGATCGGGATGCTCGGGCAGCTccgcgggccgggcgggcgcgATGGAGCCGCCTGAAGGCTGGGACCCCTACGGGCGGCCGGCCCGGCGCACTCAGTGGCTGGTCAGCGCCCTCGCCTACCACTACGGGCTGGACCGCGGCGCGGAGAACGAGATCGTCGTGCTGGCCACCGGCCTGGACCAGTACCTGCAGGAGATCTTCCACCACCTGGACTGCGCCGGGGCGGGCCGCATCCCCGGCGAGGATTTCCGCACGCTGTGccaggtgctggggctggaggaggcgGCGGAGCCCGAGGAGTGCGCGGGGCTGTGGGACGGGCTCTCGGCCGAGCTCACCTTCCGCCAGTTCCACGCTCGGCTCTGCGGCCACTTCAGCACCCGAGCGGGGCCGCGGCTGCCGCTGGGCCGGGAGAGCGAGCACATCGAGACCCAGATCCGCCTGCGGAgcccccggcgccgccgccgcgcccgccccgccgagCGCCgagccgcgggcagcgccgAGCGCCGGCCGCCGGGGCCCTGCTCCCCGGAGTGCTACGAGGAGATCGTGGCGCTGGAGCAGGCCGAGGACCGCATCGCcaagctggaggaggagaacgGCAGCCTGCGGGAGCTGGTGGAGGACATGCGGGCCGCCCTGCAGAGCAGCGATGCGCGGTGCCTGGCGCTGCAGGTGAGTCCTGCGCCGGGCTCCCGGGGGCCCCGAGTGCTTCAGGAGAGATGCTGCTCTCGGAAAGTGAGTGTTTATAACCCCTCCAGCTCCAGACTGACACCGAAGGTGCTCGTTCATCCTCGGCATTAACTTTCTAGCAAAGTTTCGGTACAGGGAGGATTTAAGGAGAACTCATGTTTGGCACCAGAGTGCCATTAAATACGCATATTGTGATGAGCACTCCGTTAAAAAGTGTAGGGGAGTTCGGCTTAAGAAACCCACGTGTACAATGCTGCTACTTCTATTGCAGGTGCAGTCAGGATGTGCCGATACCACATATGCTGGCTATGCAccactgcagaattttttctgaagtaagaAAGAACTTTTGGATTCCTACTTGGACAAGCACATGCAGTGCCTCGGTCATAAGTGCCTCAGAAAACTTAGAAGTCTGTTTTCTTCAGAGTGTGGTTACAAGAGTTCAGGGTTGgagccagtgctgcagcaggctgaTGAAGAGTCTGGGgctcctgtgcagagccccATGAATTCAGGGCTGGTTTCTGCTGGTTCTGCTGTACTGGCTCGAGTGAACCACATGCACACTTAACAGCAGTTTAATTACTCTGGCATGAAATAgtgtggagcaggcagagcagtgaagGGCAGCATGGGGACCAATTGTTCTGGCAGGTCTGACCAGCTCTGATTTGATCCTAACACAGCactcacagagctctgctccacCTGGGACACTTCCACTTGCAGTAGATGACTGTTCCTCTTGACAATGTCAAGCAAGGCAGTTCAAAGACACTTCTCCCATTTTCATCtgcaaaaagggaaaggaaatcagCAGCAAACATGAACTCACCACTCAGATGTCCCAGGAGGAGTCAAAACGGCAGAGAGCTCCAGAAcacccccagctgctccctgctctcttCTGAACACAACTTCATTGGAAATACCTTTTTCAGCACACTACTTGACTCCTGAGTACAGACCATAGTAATGACATTAAAGCTGTACAAAACTGTGAGCAGTAACGTAATAGTGAGtagtttgaaaattaaatgcatagCTAGGTATTAAAAACTACTTTCCTGAGattgtttccatttctctctaTTTGGCAATGGTCAAGGAGCTTTAGTTGCTGATCAACTCTATGTgattgaaagaaagaaagaaagcaagcaagccACCAGAATTAAGCCACTTTCAGTCTTAATTAAAACACTTCAATTTCTCCCTGCTTTGTGCTCCTGCTCATTACAGGTGGGACTGAGGAAGAGCCACGCCAGCCATAAAGAAGAAGGATTCTGCTTTGTAGGGAGTAAGAGACCATTAACACCCAACCACTCCCAGGCCGAGTGCCTCCAAAGTGTCCTGAAGGAAATGGAGCTCATCAGGAGCTCCAGGGACGGGCAGATTGAGGAAGCCATCAGGTTCAATcgggagctggagaaggagctgaagAGCTCTCAGGAAGCTCTGGTCAGCCTGGAAGATTGCAACCGGCACCTGAagagggagcaggcagagatgaGGAGGAAGGTGGAAGAGGCCAGACACGCTGTCCTCAACAGTCTTGGCAAAGTGAAGGAGCTGGAAGTGAGAGCCAACAAGGTGCCACATCTGCAAACATACATTCAGCAGCTGGAATCACAACTGCAGCACTACAGGTAGGTTGGAGTCTGTCAAAAAGTGCCTATAAAATCAGTGTTGGGACGCAAGTGAGTTTGTAGCTTATTGAATGTCTCTGAAACACCTTGTAAAATCTGGCCAGAGGGAGATTAGAAGCTGCTTATCCCTTTTCTTGGTAAGGGTCTGCAGGAGATCTTGGCCCTCACTCCAGGCCAAAGTGAGGATGCTGATCTACAGAGAGCTGAAGTTACTCCTCAGACACACAACAACAGAATTCAACACAGAAATGCTTCAAGAAAGCTCCAAAACAAATTCCAGGGTGTCCTTCAGAAACCATTTCCAACACACttatttttttgcctgcatTTCCTGGTCGTTAGGTCCCATCCCAAGCCAGCTGTAATCAGATGGCTGACACTCCATTTCACACAAAATGAAACTCTTCAGCATGTTCTAGGAATTGGGGGAAAGCACACAAGGACAGCTTCTGGCCGGTGGGTTTAGACTTGCTGGGACTTCATTGCTTCTTCACTGACAGAAGTGGTGATAgaagagagaagctgaaaagtTCCTAAACCCATAAACAAGATAGAAGGAAtctcaaacaaaaaacattacCCGACTAAGCCCCATTTTTGTAATAGCATAAACAAATCTTTCCAGAAGTCACAAATTTAGTAGTGGActgcttttgttgctttttatttcagacGAACCTTGGACTCACTGCTGGTTATTAAGTGTTAGGCATTTTTGCCCAAGTTTCAGATTGACCTATGGAATAAAATCCAGTTTATATTTTCACTGACCCAAAGCACAACCAGTATTTATAGATGTATTTATACTTACACTACTAAATCtagtattttaataaattgcaTCTTCTGAAGTCCTTGCCTCTTCCTAAACCCCCACTTCCTCTGTTTGCTTATAAGAAGAATTCATAGTGAGTTATTTGTGGCATCATAGCCATTGTACTGTTTTATGAAGCGaggaaattctaaaaataaccattttatCCAGGGTCTTTCTGTCAATATTGTTTGTGTTAATACTTGTGTGGTTGCAGAagatcaaagaaaataaaagcatttatttaaacatCCATAGGGTTTAAAAAGTGCTGCGAGGGCACGTAATGGTCAGGATGACGGTCAGGGGTCTCTGGATGAATGATACAACTCCTGGTGCTCAAAGGGATCACACAACTCGTCAGGTCTCTCTGGTTCCCCCTGCAATGAGCACCAAAGatttaaaatgagtttttgTCCTATGGAACTGCTTTTCCAAAGTACGATGAAGGATAAAAAAGATCACCTGGAAACAGGTTAGAGGCAATAAGGAATGTCCACTGGCCTTGCAGAGCAGGAACATTCATGGCTTACATCAAAACAAAGAGTGTGAGTTTAGAAATGTAAATTATACATTACTTGTAAGATAATCTTCATTTGTCacacttaattttaaattgcatgCTGATTTAAAGTGAGCGTCAAGCTCAGGAATGGTGCTGGACTGACCATTTGGGAACTACACCCCTTTTTTATCCCTGTGGCACATTTCACAGTGGCCCAGGCCAGCTTGCACCCTTGGAGATTCTCTGTTGGCCATAAAGCAGCTCCACCTCCCCATCCAGGTAAAACAGCTCTGGGTGTAAACAGTTTAACTTAGAGATGCCTCATGATAATTGTGACTTGCATGCCTGTGGTCATATTCCACAGCACATGGAatcccatccctcctcctgtTCCCAGAGTGGCACAGAGGTGCCCAAAGTGGCAGAAAATGGTGAATAAGCAGTGCAGGGTTATGTGTTAGGGTGGGGAAAGGGTTCAGAAGCACTTCTGCCCCACAGGGTTCTGACTGTCACTTGCCAAGAGTGTCACTTGTCCTGTTGGTTAAGTCAGGCTGGGTTTCAGTTGCTGTTAC contains:
- the LOC136375023 gene encoding EF-hand and coiled-coil domain-containing protein 1-like, with the translated sequence MEPPEGWDPYGRPARRTQWLVSALAYHYGLDRGAENEIVVLATGLDQYLQEIFHHLDCAGAGRIPGEDFRTLCQVLGLEEAAEPEECAGLWDGLSAELTFRQFHARLCGHFSTRAGPRLPLGRESEHIETQIRLRSPRRRRRARPAERRAAGSAERRPPGPCSPECYEEIVALEQAEDRIAKLEEENGSLRELVEDMRAALQSSDARCLALQVGLRKSHASHKEEGFCFVGSKRPLTPNHSQAECLQSVLKEMELIRSSRDGQIEEAIRFNRELEKELKSSQEALVSLEDCNRHLKREQAEMRRKVEEARHAVLNSLGKVKELEVRANKVPHLQTYIQQLESQLQHYR